The DNA window CTTTCAAGTCACATAAAGCCACTAGTTTGGAGGTCCGAAACCAACGTGCAGCAGAATGAAATATGGCCAGCCAACTAGCACCACGCCGATATCCCACagtcatcaccatcgccacAGAATACTATTCGAAGTCTTGCGTTTTAATGAAAATGATCCCCAAGCTCCGAGTGTTCAGAGCTGCTCGGTGTGAGGCCAAGGCATGCTGGGCATCGACCGACTTGAAAGTCGTCTTGCGGGAGAACTCCTCGATCAAGATCTCGAAGTCTCCCACTTGCGGGAAGGCAATACGCTTTGTCGGGACGCGCTTCAGATGCGCCGCAGCGCCTGACGCCAATAGTGTAGGTATGCCCACAGCCATTTCGACCATTGTATCGTTTACACAACAAGGTACACATCTAATAGGCATATTAACAGGGGTACATATTAAGAAAGAATTGAatgtatatatataccttTGAATGAAGGTGAATGTTCAGAAGTCTT is part of the Penicillium psychrofluorescens genome assembly, chromosome: 4 genome and encodes:
- a CDS encoding uncharacterized protein (ID:PFLUO_005876-T1.cds;~source:funannotate), with the translated sequence MAVGIPTLLASGAAAHLKRVPTKRIAFPQVGDFEILIEEFSRKTTFKSVDAQHALASHRAALNTRSLGIIFIKTQDFE